In one window of Oncorhynchus kisutch isolate 150728-3 linkage group LG16, Okis_V2, whole genome shotgun sequence DNA:
- the LOC109884434 gene encoding RNA-binding motif, single-stranded-interacting protein 1-like isoform X10, producing the protein MIFANTANPLKSTYRKQSYPMAPASPSTVSTSSNSSTTGWDQLSKTNLYIRGLPPATTDLDLVKLCQPYGKIVSAKAILDKTTNKCKGYGFVDFDSPAAAQKTVHALKTSGIQAQMAKQQEQDPTNLYISNLPVSVDEQELEGLLRPFGQVISTRVLRDYSGASRGVGFARMESKEMCNSAIAHFNGKFIKTAPGTMAPSEPLLCKFADGQRKRHSHSPYIPSGRTWPREGELRLGGMTLTYDPTSAAMQNGYYASPYTLTANRMMAQQAMSPYMSPVTSYQVQNPSWMAHQPYIMQHPQAVMSPSVDHTMTMQPTAVMTQQMGHLSLGSSGAYISANAAVQAAYIPQYAHMQQTAENGSQQQVDSSNNSSPYSQQSK; encoded by the exons ATGATCTTTGCAAACACTGCCAACCCGTTGAAGAGCACATATCGGAAGCAG TCGTACCCCATGGCTCCAGCCAGCCCCAGCACGGTGAGcaccagcagcaacagcagcaccaCAGGATGGGACCAGCTCAGCAAAACGAACCTGTACATCCGCGGCCTGCCTCCAGCAACCACTGACCTGGACCTGGTCAAGCTCTGCCAGCC ATACGGCAAGATCGTGTCGGCAAAGGCCATCCTCGATAAAACAACTAACAAATGTAAAG ggtaTGGATTTGTGGACTTTGACAGCCCTGCAGCAGCCCAGAAGACGGTCCATGCCCTAAAGACCAGTGGGATACAAGCCCAGATGGCTAAG CAACAGGAGCAGGACCCCACCAACCTGTACATCTCCAACCTGCCTGTGTCTGTAGACGAGCAGGAGCTAGAGGGGCTGCTGAGGCCTTTTGGACAGGTCATCTCCACCCGCGTCCTCAGAGACTACAGCGGGGCCAGCAGAGGGGTCGGCTTCGCCAG GATGGAGTCCAAGGAGATGTGTAACTCAGCTATAGCCCACTTCAATGGGAAGTTTATCAAGACGGCGCCTGGAACTATGG CTCCCTCTGAGCCCCTGCTGTGTAAGTTTGCCGATGGTCAGAGGAAGAGGCACAGCCACAGTCCATACATCCCCAGCGGTCGCACTTGGCCCCGAGAGGGAGAGCTCAGACTT GGCGGGATGACTCTCACCTACGACCCCACCTCAGCTGCTATGCAGAACGGCTATTATGCCTCTCCCTACACCCTAACGGCCAATAGAATGATGGCTCAGCAAGCCATGTCTCCCTACATGTCTCCTGTCACCTCCTACCAG GTACAGAATCCTTCCTGGATGGCCCACCAGCCTTACATCATGCAACACCCA caggCAGTAATGTCGCCCTCTGTGGACCACACCATGACAATGCAGCCCACCGCCGTCATGACACAGCAGATGGGCCATCTCTCATTGGGCAGCAGTGGAGCG TATATTTCAGCCAACGCTGCAGTCCAGGCAGCCTATATTCCTCAGTACGCCCACATGCAGCAGACAGCC GAAAATGGTTCACAGCAACAAGTGGATTCGTCCAATAATTCGTCTCCCTACAGTCAACAGAGCAAGTAA